In Thermodesulfobacteriota bacterium, the genomic stretch GGACCGTCGTGAATAACCCGCTCAAATGCGAAGGAAACGCGTATTCGATGGATATCGAGGGGCTTAAGCGCGCAGCCAACGGCAGGACGAAGATGATAATCATCTCCAGCCCGCACAACCCTGTAGGCAGGGTATGGCGACGGGAGGAGCTTGAGGAGCTGGCGGAAGTCTGCCTTGAAAACGGCATTATAATCATATCCGACGAGATACACGCGGACCTCGTTATGCCAGGCTGCACGCACACGCCCACGGCAACGCTTTCGGACGAGGTTTCGAAAATAACCGTAACTTGCACATCCCCGAGCAAGACCTTCAACCTCGCGGAGCTTCACGTTGCAAACACCATAATCCCTGACAGGGGGCTCTATGAAAGGTTCGACCTGGCGCTCTCCAAGGCGGGGCTCAAGAGGCCGAACGTGCTCGGCATGGCCGCACTGGAGGCCGCCTACACAAAGGGCGGCGCATGGGTAAATGAGCTCATCGCCTATCTCAACGGGAACTACCTTTTCATGAGGGACTTTTTTCCGGAAAAGCTCCCTGAGGTAAAGGTATCGGCAATGGAAGGGACCTATCTCGGATGGCTCGATTTCAGGGGTCTAGGCCTCCCGGAGGCCGCGGTGGATGAAAGGCTCCTTTTGAAGGCAAGGGTGGACATGACGCCCGGGCGCATATTCGGCCCGGGCGGGGAAGGCTTCTACAGGATGAACCTGGCCTGCCCGAGGGCGGCGCTTGAAAAGGCGCTCACGCGGATATACGGGGCCTTCAGGGAATAGCGTCGCCTCTTTCTGTTATACTCCTTATGAAAAAGATGAGGAACCGGAGGCCGGATGAGTCATCTGATTATTGCCGTTATCCTGATTGCGCTCGGGGCGGTACCGGCGCTTACGCAGCAGAAAGGCGATGCATACGAGGCGCAAACCGGTCCGGACGGCGTTCAAAGGGCTGCGGTAACAGCCAGGAGCTATTATTTCAGGCCGGATCATATTATCGTCAAGGCCGGGGAGCCTGTCGAGCTTGAGTTAAGGTCCGATTCACTCATCGTCCCGCACGATTTTATCATAGACGCCCCTGAAGCGGGTATCGAGGTCTCGGAGGAGCTTACCAGGAAGCCTGTCTTCGTAAGGTTCACGCCGGTAAAAACCGGGATATACCGGTTCTACTGCGGGAAGGACTTCCCTCTTCAAAGGAGCCACAGGGAAAAGGGGATGGAAGGGGTGCTTGAAGTCATGCCCTGATATTGCGTTCTCGTGCGGCAGTGGAAAGGAAAAGGGAGGCTGTCCCGCCTGGGACAGCCTCCCTTTGACATTGCCCCTGCTTTCTTCTGCTCCGTCTACTTCCAGTCCCTGTCCTCCATCACCTTCCTGTTGACGGGTTTTCCACCGACAAGGTGCTCCTTTGTGATGGCCGCCGCGTCTGCCGGGGCCAAGTCCCTGTAGAAGACGTTGTCCGGGAATACGGCGGCAATGGGCCCCTCGAAGCACGGCCCCATGCAGCCTGTCTGCACGAGCGCGAACCTGCCGAAGAGGTCCTGCTGCTCGAATTCCTTCGCGAATGCCATTAGCACCTCGCGGCCACCCCTCAGCGTGCATGAGCCCTTCGGGTGCCCTTCGGGCCTCTCGTTCACGCATACGTAGACGAACTTTTCCGGTTTTGCCATGTATCCCCCTCCTGCAGAAAATCTGATTTGCGGCCCCACGGGGCCCGGCCAATGGATTATATCAAAAAATCGAATTCGCGGCAGGGTACCCTGAAAAAAAGCCCTGAAACCCGTTTTTCCGGGTTTCAGGGCTTTTCGTGTCTGCGGGGCCGACGGGAGCGGAGGGCCATCGGGTGACTTCTTGAAAGTCAGTGCTTTTCGCCCCTACCCTCAGGTGCCGTCTTTTTCGATCCCTGCCAGGGCCAGTGCCCTTCGATGTCAAGAGAAAGGGTCCATCCCAGGAACGTCCGCACCACTACGAGGCCGCCCAGCAGAGCGAGACTTTGCGGCGTCATCTCGACGACGGTACGGATTATATCAGCGGCCACCAGGAGTTCGAGACCTAGCAGGAGCGTCTTCCCCAGCACTATACGGTACCTCTCATAGGCGCCTGCGACCGTCGTCGTCGCCGAGTTTAAAAGCCATCGTACCGTTCCGAATGTGATGAGGCAGACCATGACCAGCACAGCCAATGCCTCAATGCCGGTGGCGGCGAGTTCGCTCCAGCCGCTTACCTGTTCCATCGCCTGCCTCCTGCCCCGTGTTCCTGGCGTCCGAAAGCGGCACGAGCTCTGCCTGCTTTCCCGCCACGCTGCCCGTCGTCAAGGCAATCGACCGGCCTCGGATACGGATACCCTGCAAAGCGCTATGGCGTCCTTCCGCTGTCAATGTAAATAAATCCAAATAAAAAGCCGCGGTATTTGACCGGCGGACTACAGTCCGGCGGTCAAGTGCCGGGTTCAGGCTTGCTCAAGCCGCCTTTGAGCCCGACGAGGCGGATTCAAGAGCCTCTTTCTTTCGCTGGAGGCTCTCCATCACATCGCCCATAGCCCAGCTTTCCGGGCGCTGCCTTGGCGGAAATTCCATCAAGGTCTTCATATATTCGCCAACGAGCGCGCTGGCCGGGATAAGCATGAACATCCGGTCAGCACGCCACTTCTGGTAGAAGACGTCAGCGGATACTTCCGCGTTCTCGAAAGGATCAGACCGCAGGTTGACGAGTATCGGCCACCTCAAATTTGTGAACGGTTCCTGCCAAACCTGAAGGCCCTCCCCCCGCTGGACGGTAAAATGGACTTTCCAGTTGCCGTAACGGAGCGCCATCAGGTCGCCTTCGTCGCTCCAGTAAAGAAAGCCATGCCGCGGGTTCTCCTTTACCTCGCCTTTCCAGTAAGGGAGGAGATTTATGCCGTCAATATGGACCTTGAATCTCTTCTTGCCTGCGGCGTAGCCTTTTTTGAGCTTCTCGACGATGTCCGGTTCCCCGGCTGCTGCCGCAAGCGTCGGCAGCATGTCCTGGTGAGAGAATATGTCGTTGCTGACGGTGCCCGGCTTTATTACCCCGGGCCAGCGTATGGCGCACGGCACGCGCCAGCCGCCTTCCCAGTTAGTGTCCTTCTCCCCGCGGAAAGGGGTAGTGCCCCCGTCCGGCCAGCTCAGCTCTTCGGCGCCGTTGTCGGTAGAGTACATGACGATAGTGTTGTCGGCTATACCGAGTTCATCGAGCTTGGCAAGGATCTCGCCCACCTGGCGGTCGTGTTCGACCAGTCCGTCGGCGGTAACGCCCAAGCCTGTCCTGCCCGCGCATTCCTTTTTCAAGTGCGTCCAGACGTGCATTTTTGTCGAGTTCCACCAGCAGAAGAAGGGCTTTCCGGCCTTGTGCTGGCGCTCGATGAAGTCTATCGCGCTTGCCGTTACCTCCTCGTCCATTGTCTCCATGCGCTTTCTGGTCAGCGGGCCGGTATCCTCGATCTTCTGTGTGCCGTCAGGATTCGCCAAGCAGCGCAGCACGCCCCGCGGCCCGAACTTCTTCCTGAATTCGGGGTCCTTGGGGTAGTCCTCGTTTTCCGGTTCCTCTTCAGCGTTCAAGTGATAAAGGTTTCCGAAAAACTCGTCGAAGCCGTGAACAGTGGGCAAAAACTCATCCCGGTCGCCGAGGTGATTTTTGCCGAACTGGCCGCAGACGTACCCGTGCGGCTTGAGCATGTCGGCGATGGTGGGGTCTTCCGGCTGAAGGCCGATCTTGGAGCCGGGGAGCCCGACCTTCGTCAGCCCCGTCCGGATCGGGGACTGGCCGGTGATGAAAGCCGCCCTCCCGGCGGTGCAGCTTTGCTGCCCGTACCAGTCCGTGAACATCGCCCCTTCCCTGGCGATCCGGTCGATGTTTGGGGTCCTATAGCCCATGATGCCGTGGTTGTATGCGCTTATGTTGAACCAGCCGATATCATCACCAAACAGAATCAGAATATTCGGTTGTTTCTTGGCCATGTTTTTCCTCCCGTTCTGATTGACCTTCATTGACGCGCCGAGACCGCGGCATCGGTCATGGAATCCATTTTGCCGAAAAATCCGGTCTTTACGTCGCGTTTTGCACCTTGCCTCTTCGTTTTCGTTCCGCTCCCATCAAATTCATGACCTCACCAGCCGGCCTTCCTCGCCGGATCAGGCCGGCCATAATTTTCATGGGACGGTCCGCATGCCTGAAAAACGCCTTGTAGCCGCCGCAGAGGTAGTTCAAACCAGCCTCTCCGTCCGGCGTGCGCATGAAACGGTTCTTTGGACATTCGCCGTTGCAGATATGAAGGACTTCGCATTTGAGGCAATACCCTGGGAGCGTGTCC encodes the following:
- a CDS encoding MalY/PatB family protein — translated: MKYDFDRIIPRTGTDSVKWDHHQMKGEVDEMIPMSIADMDFEAPDFVIEAIIERARHGIFGYTVVPEGYYSSLSGWLFRRSGWEVRKEWIRPTPGVIPALAFAVQSFTEPGDGVIIQPPVYHPFRAVIADNGRTVVNNPLKCEGNAYSMDIEGLKRAANGRTKMIIISSPHNPVGRVWRREELEELAEVCLENGIIIISDEIHADLVMPGCTHTPTATLSDEVSKITVTCTSPSKTFNLAELHVANTIIPDRGLYERFDLALSKAGLKRPNVLGMAALEAAYTKGGAWVNELIAYLNGNYLFMRDFFPEKLPEVKVSAMEGTYLGWLDFRGLGLPEAAVDERLLLKARVDMTPGRIFGPGGEGFYRMNLACPRAALEKALTRIYGAFRE
- a CDS encoding cupredoxin domain-containing protein, with amino-acid sequence MSHLIIAVILIALGAVPALTQQKGDAYEAQTGPDGVQRAAVTARSYYFRPDHIIVKAGEPVELELRSDSLIVPHDFIIDAPEAGIEVSEELTRKPVFVRFTPVKTGIYRFYCGKDFPLQRSHREKGMEGVLEVMP
- a CDS encoding (2Fe-2S) ferredoxin domain-containing protein yields the protein MAKPEKFVYVCVNERPEGHPKGSCTLRGGREVLMAFAKEFEQQDLFGRFALVQTGCMGPCFEGPIAAVFPDNVFYRDLAPADAAAITKEHLVGGKPVNRKVMEDRDWK
- a CDS encoding DUF1622 domain-containing protein — encoded protein: MEQVSGWSELAATGIEALAVLVMVCLITFGTVRWLLNSATTTVAGAYERYRIVLGKTLLLGLELLVAADIIRTVVEMTPQSLALLGGLVVVRTFLGWTLSLDIEGHWPWQGSKKTAPEGRGEKH
- a CDS encoding arylsulfatase, producing the protein MAKKQPNILILFGDDIGWFNISAYNHGIMGYRTPNIDRIAREGAMFTDWYGQQSCTAGRAAFITGQSPIRTGLTKVGLPGSKIGLQPEDPTIADMLKPHGYVCGQFGKNHLGDRDEFLPTVHGFDEFFGNLYHLNAEEEPENEDYPKDPEFRKKFGPRGVLRCLANPDGTQKIEDTGPLTRKRMETMDEEVTASAIDFIERQHKAGKPFFCWWNSTKMHVWTHLKKECAGRTGLGVTADGLVEHDRQVGEILAKLDELGIADNTIVMYSTDNGAEELSWPDGGTTPFRGEKDTNWEGGWRVPCAIRWPGVIKPGTVSNDIFSHQDMLPTLAAAAGEPDIVEKLKKGYAAGKKRFKVHIDGINLLPYWKGEVKENPRHGFLYWSDEGDLMALRYGNWKVHFTVQRGEGLQVWQEPFTNLRWPILVNLRSDPFENAEVSADVFYQKWRADRMFMLIPASALVGEYMKTLMEFPPRQRPESWAMGDVMESLQRKKEALESASSGSKAA